A region from the Fundulus heteroclitus isolate FHET01 chromosome 22, MU-UCD_Fhet_4.1, whole genome shotgun sequence genome encodes:
- the spast gene encoding spastin isoform X2, producing the protein MSAKTNAPKSKDSGELIKNHHKQAFEYISKALRIDEDDAGDKEEAVQWYKKGIAELERGIAVEITGTGEEQHARARRLRDKMKANLTMANDRLALLEATLASKSKSPRGSNSNLANSQPKPKSQPSASSTIRPSTSVRPPTRPLEPKVTPRMGRAQNGKPPAGKQPPKRDMKNFKNVDSKLASLILNEIVDRGASVSFEDVAGQDLAKQALQEIVILPALRPELFTGLRAPARGLLLFGPPGNGKTMLAKAVAAESNATFFNISAASLTSKYVGEGEKLVRALFAVARELQPSVIFIDEVDSLLCERREGEHEASRRLKTEFLLEFDGVQSGGDERVLVMGATNRPQELDEAVLRRFAKRVYVALPDEKTRCTLLKNLLGKHGNPLSKNELSQLARVTAGYSGSDLTSLAKDAALGPIRELGPEHVRNMSASEMRNIKLKDFEDSLKRIKPTVSPATLNMYTKWNKDFGDTSAF; encoded by the exons ATGTCTGCCAAAACAAACGCTCCCAAGAGCAAAGACAGCGGAGAACTCATCAAAAACCACCACAAGCAGGCGTTTGAGTACATATCCAAGGCGCTGAGGATCGATGAAGACGACGCAG GTGACAAGGAGGAAGCCGTGCAGTGGTACAAGAAAGGCATAGCCGAGCTGGAGCGAGGCATAGCTGTGGAGATCACAGGGACAGGAG AAGAGCAACATGCCCGAGCGAGGAGGCTGCGAGATAAAATGAAGGCCAACCTCACCATGGCAAACGACAGGCTCGCTCTGTTGG aggCCACATTGGCATCGAAGAGTAAAAGTCCTCGTGGGTCGAACTCAAATCTTGCTAATTCACAGCCAAAGCCCAAAAGCCAGCCTTCAGCGTCCTCCACCATCAGGCCTTCTACTTCTGTCAGACCCCCAACAAGACCCCTTGAACCAAAG GTGACCCCTCGCATGGGAAGAGCTCAGAACGGCAAACCTCCAGCTGGGAAACAGCCACCAAAGAGGGACATGAAAAACTTCAAGAACGTGGACAGTAAACTGGCCAGCTTGATCCTGAATGAAATCGTCGACAG GGGGGCGTCCGTTTCCTTCGAAGACGTCGCTGGACAGGATCTGGCTAAACAAGCGCTCCAAGAAATCGTCATCCTTCCCGCTTTAAGGCCAGAG CTGTTTACCGGACTGAGAGCGCCCGCACGCGGTTTGCTCTTATTTGGCCCTCCTGGAAACGGGAAGACCATGCTG GCCAAAGCGGTCGCTGCAGAGTCTAACGCCACCTTCTTCAACATCAGCGCTGCCAGTCTAACCTCTAAATAT GTGGGAGAAGGCGAGAAGCTCGTCAGAGCGCTGTTCGCCGTGGCAAGAGAATTGCAGCCTTCCGTCATCTTTATCG ATGAAGTGGACAGCTTGCTCTgtgagaggagggagggggaaCACGAGGCTTCCCGCCGTTTAAAAACCGAGTTCCTCCTGGAGTTTGACGGG GTGCAGTCAGGTGGGGACGAGAGGGTCCTGGTGATGGGAGCAACTAACAGGCCACAGGAGCTCGACGAGGCCGTCTTAAG ACGCTTTGCGAAAAGAGTTTACGTGGCGTTGCCCGATGAAAAG ACACGATGCACGTTGCTCAAAAATCTTTTGGGAAAACACGGGAATCCACTAAGCAAGAACGAGCTCTCCCAGCTGGCAAG AGTCACTGCAGGATATTCAGGCAGCGATCTGACATCACTGGCCAAAGATGCAGCACTTGGACCCATTAGAG AGTTGGGACCTGAACACGTCCGTAATATGTCTGCCAGTGAG ATGCGCAACATCAAGCTGAAAGACTTTGAGGACTCACTGAAGCGCATCAAGCCCACCGTCAGTCCAGCGACTCTGAATATGTACACCAAGTGGAACAAAGATTTTGGCGATACGTCAGCGTTTTGA
- the spast gene encoding spastin isoform X1, with translation MSAKTNAPKSKDSGELIKNHHKQAFEYISKALRIDEDDAGDKEEAVQWYKKGIAELERGIAVEITGTGAEEQHARARRLRDKMKANLTMANDRLALLEATLASKSKSPRGSNSNLANSQPKPKSQPSASSTIRPSTSVRPPTRPLEPKVTPRMGRAQNGKPPAGKQPPKRDMKNFKNVDSKLASLILNEIVDRGASVSFEDVAGQDLAKQALQEIVILPALRPELFTGLRAPARGLLLFGPPGNGKTMLAKAVAAESNATFFNISAASLTSKYVGEGEKLVRALFAVARELQPSVIFIDEVDSLLCERREGEHEASRRLKTEFLLEFDGVQSGGDERVLVMGATNRPQELDEAVLRRFAKRVYVALPDEKTRCTLLKNLLGKHGNPLSKNELSQLARVTAGYSGSDLTSLAKDAALGPIRELGPEHVRNMSASEMRNIKLKDFEDSLKRIKPTVSPATLNMYTKWNKDFGDTSAF, from the exons ATGTCTGCCAAAACAAACGCTCCCAAGAGCAAAGACAGCGGAGAACTCATCAAAAACCACCACAAGCAGGCGTTTGAGTACATATCCAAGGCGCTGAGGATCGATGAAGACGACGCAG GTGACAAGGAGGAAGCCGTGCAGTGGTACAAGAAAGGCATAGCCGAGCTGGAGCGAGGCATAGCTGTGGAGATCACAGGGACAGGAG CAGAAGAGCAACATGCCCGAGCGAGGAGGCTGCGAGATAAAATGAAGGCCAACCTCACCATGGCAAACGACAGGCTCGCTCTGTTGG aggCCACATTGGCATCGAAGAGTAAAAGTCCTCGTGGGTCGAACTCAAATCTTGCTAATTCACAGCCAAAGCCCAAAAGCCAGCCTTCAGCGTCCTCCACCATCAGGCCTTCTACTTCTGTCAGACCCCCAACAAGACCCCTTGAACCAAAG GTGACCCCTCGCATGGGAAGAGCTCAGAACGGCAAACCTCCAGCTGGGAAACAGCCACCAAAGAGGGACATGAAAAACTTCAAGAACGTGGACAGTAAACTGGCCAGCTTGATCCTGAATGAAATCGTCGACAG GGGGGCGTCCGTTTCCTTCGAAGACGTCGCTGGACAGGATCTGGCTAAACAAGCGCTCCAAGAAATCGTCATCCTTCCCGCTTTAAGGCCAGAG CTGTTTACCGGACTGAGAGCGCCCGCACGCGGTTTGCTCTTATTTGGCCCTCCTGGAAACGGGAAGACCATGCTG GCCAAAGCGGTCGCTGCAGAGTCTAACGCCACCTTCTTCAACATCAGCGCTGCCAGTCTAACCTCTAAATAT GTGGGAGAAGGCGAGAAGCTCGTCAGAGCGCTGTTCGCCGTGGCAAGAGAATTGCAGCCTTCCGTCATCTTTATCG ATGAAGTGGACAGCTTGCTCTgtgagaggagggagggggaaCACGAGGCTTCCCGCCGTTTAAAAACCGAGTTCCTCCTGGAGTTTGACGGG GTGCAGTCAGGTGGGGACGAGAGGGTCCTGGTGATGGGAGCAACTAACAGGCCACAGGAGCTCGACGAGGCCGTCTTAAG ACGCTTTGCGAAAAGAGTTTACGTGGCGTTGCCCGATGAAAAG ACACGATGCACGTTGCTCAAAAATCTTTTGGGAAAACACGGGAATCCACTAAGCAAGAACGAGCTCTCCCAGCTGGCAAG AGTCACTGCAGGATATTCAGGCAGCGATCTGACATCACTGGCCAAAGATGCAGCACTTGGACCCATTAGAG AGTTGGGACCTGAACACGTCCGTAATATGTCTGCCAGTGAG ATGCGCAACATCAAGCTGAAAGACTTTGAGGACTCACTGAAGCGCATCAAGCCCACCGTCAGTCCAGCGACTCTGAATATGTACACCAAGTGGAACAAAGATTTTGGCGATACGTCAGCGTTTTGA